A part of Vespa crabro chromosome 20, iyVesCrab1.2, whole genome shotgun sequence genomic DNA contains:
- the LOC124431278 gene encoding protein kinase C isoform X3 gives MFTGTMKIEICEAVGLRATDKQRKFWQDEPILDPYVQLDVDENHLDRSSTKPKTSDPVWNESFTHKVQNAVMLGLTVFHDAALQPDYFVANCSIPFEELVSRNDKTADFWVDLEPQGKLRVRIDLKWNDSDHQTSCRSGVDGESIGIGRSIGSISSGKEPRREFKEWQGFNRRRGAMRRRVHQVNGHKFMATFLRQPTFCSHCREFIWGLGKQGYQCQVCTCVVHKRCHKLVITKCPGMRDESHQDTESPRFSIDVPHRFFVRTYKRFTFCDHCGSLLYGLYRQGLQCEACNINVHKRCHKNVANNCGTNTKAMAEILSEMNISPDKQIKTPRINFTTCQSSQTPSTVAVTETLTTEASQATVQRQLEESEIGIKQNALSVNENEVRKFGLEDFNFIKVLGKGSFGKVMLVERKSNPDEVYAVKILKKDVIIQDDDVDCTMTEKRILTLAAKHPFLTAIHSCFQTNDRLFFVMEYVNGGDLMFHIQKARKFDEARARFYAAEVTLALQFLHKHHVIYRDLKLDNILLDQEGHCKLADFGMCKEGIVEGKTTTSTFCGTPDYIAPEILQELEYGASVDWWALGVLMYEMMAGQPPFEADNEDDLFESILRDDVLYPIWISKEAVSILKGFMTKNPAKRLGCVAANGGEAAIKVHPFFQHMDWEALEGRRVKPPIKPKVQSKKDALNFDAEFTREDPELTPEDPEVVSYINQEEFQGFSFVNKDFNPARFGTQ, from the exons ATGTTTACGGGTACGATGAAGATCGAAATATGCGAAGCTGTCGGATTAAGAGCTACCGACAAACAGAGAAAATTTTGGCAGGACGAACCTATATTAGATCCTTACGTACAACTTGACGTTGACGAGAATCATCTTGATCGTTCCTCGACAAAACCTAAAACCTCCGATCCCGTTTGGAACGAATCGTTCACGCACAAGGTTCAGAATGCTGTCATGCTCGGATTAACGGTCTTCCACGATGCTGCCTTACAGCCTGATTATTTCGTTGCCAATTGCAGCATCCCATTCGAGGAGCTTGTTAGCAGAAACGACAAGACAGCCGATTTTTgg GTTGACCTGGAACCACAAGGAAAATTGCGCGTGAGGATAGATTTGAAATGGAACGATTCAG ATCATCAAACGAGTTGTCGGAGTGGGGTGGATGGAGAATCTATTGGTATTGGTAGAAGTATCGGAAGTATTAGCTCAGGGAAAGAACCTAGGAGAGAATTTAAAGAATGGCAAGGATTCAATCGTCGGAGAGGTGCTATGAGGCGCCGTGTTCATCAAGTGAATGGTCACAAATTTATGGCTACATTTTTAAGGCAACCAACATTCTGCTCTCACTGCCGCGAGTTTATatg GGGCTTGGGCAAGCAGGGCTATCAGTGTCAAG TTTGCACTTGCGTAGTTCACAAGCGATGTCATAAATTGGTGATAACAAAATGTCCTGGAATGAGAGATGAG TCTCATCAAGATACAGAAAGTCCACGCTTCAGCATAGATGTACCACATCGGTTCTTTGTCCGTACATATAAAAGGTTTACATTTTGCGATCATTGCGGTTCTttattatacggattatataGGCAAGGTTTACAATGTGAag cttgtaatattaatgttcATAAAAGATGCCACAAGAATGTGGCGAACAATTGTGGTACAAACACAAAGGCGATGGCAGAAATTTTAAGCGAAATGAATATTTCTCCGGATAAACAAATCAAAACGCCAAGGATTAATTTTACGACTTGTCAATCTAGCCAAACACCATCTACTGTTGCTGTAACCGAAACATTAACAACAGAAGCATCACAGGCAACAGTACAAAGACAATTGGAGGAAAGTGAAATAGGAATTAAACAGAATGCATTGTCtgttaatgaaaatgaagtGAGAAAGTTTGGTCTGgaagattttaattttatcaaagtaCTTGGAAAGGGTAGCTTTGGTAAAGTTATGTTGGTTGAACGAAAGAGTAATCCCGATGAAGTATATgctgtaaaaatattaaagaaggaTGTTATTATACAAGATGATGATGTTGATTGTACGATGACGGAAAAACGTATACTGACATTAGCAGCAAAACATCCATTTTTGACAGCTATTCATAGTTGTTTCCAAACGAACGATCGTCTCTTCTTTGTAATGGAATATGTAAACGGAG GCGATTTGATGTTTCATATTCAAAAAGCACGTAAATTTGATGAGGCAAGGGCACGTTTTTATGCGGCCGAGGTAACGCTAGCGTTACAATTTCTACACAAACATCACGTAATATATCGTGATCTTAAACTCGATAATATTCTTCTCGATCAAGAGGGTCATTGTAAACTCGCAGATTTTGGTATGTGCAAGGAAGGAATCGTCGAAGGTAAAACTACGACTTCAACATTTTGTGGTACACCCGATTACATTGCACCAGAGATTTTGCAAGAATTAGAATACGGTGCCAGTGTCGATTGGTGGGCACTTGGTGTATTAATGTATGAGATGATGGCAGGCCAACCTCCTTTCGAAGCAGATAACGAAGATGATTTATTTGAGTCTATTTTACGTGATGATGTATTATATCCAATTTGGATATCGAAAGAAGCAGTTTCGATATTAAAAGGATTCATGACTAAGAATCCAGCTAAACGATTAGGTTGCGTGGCTGCTAATGGCGGTGAAGCTGCTATAAAAGTTCATCCATTTTTCCAACACATGGATTGGGAAGCTTTAGAAGGTCGTAGAGTTAAACCACCAATTAAACCAAAAGTT cAGAGCAAAAAGGACGCATTAAACTTTGATGCCGAATTCACGAGGGAGGATCCAGAATTGACACCCGAAGATCCAGAAGTTGTTAGTTACATTAATCAAGAAGAATTCCAaggtttttctttcgttaataaGGACTTTAATCCGGCAAGATTTGGGACACAATAA
- the LOC124431278 gene encoding protein kinase C isoform X2: protein MFTGTMKIEICEAVGLRATDKQRKFWQDEPILDPYVQLDVDENHLDRSSTKPKTSDPVWNESFTHKVQNAVMLGLTVFHDAALQPDYFVANCSIPFEELVSRNDKTADFWVDLEPQGKLRVRIDLKWNDSDHQTSCRSGVDGESIGIGRSIGSISSGKEPRREFKEWQGFNRRRGAMRRRVHQVNGHKFMATFLRQPTFCSHCREFIWGLGKQGYQCQVCTCVVHKRCHKLVITKCPGMRDEGKGTGLQSHQDTESPRFSIDVPHRFFVRTYKRFTFCDHCGSLLYGLYRQGLQCEACNINVHKRCHKNVANNCGTNTKAMAEILSEMNISPDKQIKTPRINFTTCQSSQTPSTVAVTETLTTEASQATVQRQLEESEIGIKQNALSVNENEVRKFGLEDFNFIKVLGKGSFGKVMLVERKSNPDEVYAVKILKKDVIIQDDDVDCTMTEKRILTLAAKHPFLTAIHSCFQTNDRLFFVMEYVNGGDLMFHIQKARKFDEARARFYAAEVTLALQFLHKHHVIYRDLKLDNILLDQEGHCKLADFGMCKEGIVEGKTTTSTFCGTPDYIAPEILQELEYGASVDWWALGVLMYEMMAGQPPFEADNEDDLFESILRDDVLYPIWISKEAVSILKGFMTKNPAKRLGCVAANGGEAAIKVHPFFQHMDWEALEGRRVKPPIKPKVSKKDALNFDAEFTREDPELTPEDPEVVSYINQEEFQGFSFVNKDFNPARFGTQ, encoded by the exons ATGTTTACGGGTACGATGAAGATCGAAATATGCGAAGCTGTCGGATTAAGAGCTACCGACAAACAGAGAAAATTTTGGCAGGACGAACCTATATTAGATCCTTACGTACAACTTGACGTTGACGAGAATCATCTTGATCGTTCCTCGACAAAACCTAAAACCTCCGATCCCGTTTGGAACGAATCGTTCACGCACAAGGTTCAGAATGCTGTCATGCTCGGATTAACGGTCTTCCACGATGCTGCCTTACAGCCTGATTATTTCGTTGCCAATTGCAGCATCCCATTCGAGGAGCTTGTTAGCAGAAACGACAAGACAGCCGATTTTTgg GTTGACCTGGAACCACAAGGAAAATTGCGCGTGAGGATAGATTTGAAATGGAACGATTCAG ATCATCAAACGAGTTGTCGGAGTGGGGTGGATGGAGAATCTATTGGTATTGGTAGAAGTATCGGAAGTATTAGCTCAGGGAAAGAACCTAGGAGAGAATTTAAAGAATGGCAAGGATTCAATCGTCGGAGAGGTGCTATGAGGCGCCGTGTTCATCAAGTGAATGGTCACAAATTTATGGCTACATTTTTAAGGCAACCAACATTCTGCTCTCACTGCCGCGAGTTTATatg GGGCTTGGGCAAGCAGGGCTATCAGTGTCAAG TTTGCACTTGCGTAGTTCACAAGCGATGTCATAAATTGGTGATAACAAAATGTCCTGGAATGAGAGATGAG GGTAAGGGAACTGGATTGCAGTCTCATCAAGATACAGAAAGTCCACGCTTCAGCATAGATGTACCACATCGGTTCTTTGTCCGTACATATAAAAGGTTTACATTTTGCGATCATTGCGGTTCTttattatacggattatataGGCAAGGTTTACAATGTGAag cttgtaatattaatgttcATAAAAGATGCCACAAGAATGTGGCGAACAATTGTGGTACAAACACAAAGGCGATGGCAGAAATTTTAAGCGAAATGAATATTTCTCCGGATAAACAAATCAAAACGCCAAGGATTAATTTTACGACTTGTCAATCTAGCCAAACACCATCTACTGTTGCTGTAACCGAAACATTAACAACAGAAGCATCACAGGCAACAGTACAAAGACAATTGGAGGAAAGTGAAATAGGAATTAAACAGAATGCATTGTCtgttaatgaaaatgaagtGAGAAAGTTTGGTCTGgaagattttaattttatcaaagtaCTTGGAAAGGGTAGCTTTGGTAAAGTTATGTTGGTTGAACGAAAGAGTAATCCCGATGAAGTATATgctgtaaaaatattaaagaaggaTGTTATTATACAAGATGATGATGTTGATTGTACGATGACGGAAAAACGTATACTGACATTAGCAGCAAAACATCCATTTTTGACAGCTATTCATAGTTGTTTCCAAACGAACGATCGTCTCTTCTTTGTAATGGAATATGTAAACGGAG GCGATTTGATGTTTCATATTCAAAAAGCACGTAAATTTGATGAGGCAAGGGCACGTTTTTATGCGGCCGAGGTAACGCTAGCGTTACAATTTCTACACAAACATCACGTAATATATCGTGATCTTAAACTCGATAATATTCTTCTCGATCAAGAGGGTCATTGTAAACTCGCAGATTTTGGTATGTGCAAGGAAGGAATCGTCGAAGGTAAAACTACGACTTCAACATTTTGTGGTACACCCGATTACATTGCACCAGAGATTTTGCAAGAATTAGAATACGGTGCCAGTGTCGATTGGTGGGCACTTGGTGTATTAATGTATGAGATGATGGCAGGCCAACCTCCTTTCGAAGCAGATAACGAAGATGATTTATTTGAGTCTATTTTACGTGATGATGTATTATATCCAATTTGGATATCGAAAGAAGCAGTTTCGATATTAAAAGGATTCATGACTAAGAATCCAGCTAAACGATTAGGTTGCGTGGCTGCTAATGGCGGTGAAGCTGCTATAAAAGTTCATCCATTTTTCCAACACATGGATTGGGAAGCTTTAGAAGGTCGTAGAGTTAAACCACCAATTAAACCAAAAGTT AGCAAAAAGGACGCATTAAACTTTGATGCCGAATTCACGAGGGAGGATCCAGAATTGACACCCGAAGATCCAGAAGTTGTTAGTTACATTAATCAAGAAGAATTCCAaggtttttctttcgttaataaGGACTTTAATCCGGCAAGATTTGGGACACAATAA
- the LOC124431278 gene encoding calcium-independent protein kinase C isoform X4, which yields MLGLTVFHDAALQPDYFVANCSIPFEELVSRNDKTADFWVDLEPQGKLRVRIDLKWNDSDHQTSCRSGVDGESIGIGRSIGSISSGKEPRREFKEWQGFNRRRGAMRRRVHQVNGHKFMATFLRQPTFCSHCREFIWGLGKQGYQCQVCTCVVHKRCHKLVITKCPGMRDEGKGTGLQSHQDTESPRFSIDVPHRFFVRTYKRFTFCDHCGSLLYGLYRQGLQCEACNINVHKRCHKNVANNCGTNTKAMAEILSEMNISPDKQIKTPRINFTTCQSSQTPSTVAVTETLTTEASQATVQRQLEESEIGIKQNALSVNENEVRKFGLEDFNFIKVLGKGSFGKVMLVERKSNPDEVYAVKILKKDVIIQDDDVDCTMTEKRILTLAAKHPFLTAIHSCFQTNDRLFFVMEYVNGGDLMFHIQKARKFDEARARFYAAEVTLALQFLHKHHVIYRDLKLDNILLDQEGHCKLADFGMCKEGIVEGKTTTSTFCGTPDYIAPEILQELEYGASVDWWALGVLMYEMMAGQPPFEADNEDDLFESILRDDVLYPIWISKEAVSILKGFMTKNPAKRLGCVAANGGEAAIKVHPFFQHMDWEALEGRRVKPPIKPKVQSKKDALNFDAEFTREDPELTPEDPEVVSYINQEEFQGFSFVNKDFNPARFGTQ from the exons ATGCTCGGATTAACGGTCTTCCACGATGCTGCCTTACAGCCTGATTATTTCGTTGCCAATTGCAGCATCCCATTCGAGGAGCTTGTTAGCAGAAACGACAAGACAGCCGATTTTTgg GTTGACCTGGAACCACAAGGAAAATTGCGCGTGAGGATAGATTTGAAATGGAACGATTCAG ATCATCAAACGAGTTGTCGGAGTGGGGTGGATGGAGAATCTATTGGTATTGGTAGAAGTATCGGAAGTATTAGCTCAGGGAAAGAACCTAGGAGAGAATTTAAAGAATGGCAAGGATTCAATCGTCGGAGAGGTGCTATGAGGCGCCGTGTTCATCAAGTGAATGGTCACAAATTTATGGCTACATTTTTAAGGCAACCAACATTCTGCTCTCACTGCCGCGAGTTTATatg GGGCTTGGGCAAGCAGGGCTATCAGTGTCAAG TTTGCACTTGCGTAGTTCACAAGCGATGTCATAAATTGGTGATAACAAAATGTCCTGGAATGAGAGATGAG GGTAAGGGAACTGGATTGCAGTCTCATCAAGATACAGAAAGTCCACGCTTCAGCATAGATGTACCACATCGGTTCTTTGTCCGTACATATAAAAGGTTTACATTTTGCGATCATTGCGGTTCTttattatacggattatataGGCAAGGTTTACAATGTGAag cttgtaatattaatgttcATAAAAGATGCCACAAGAATGTGGCGAACAATTGTGGTACAAACACAAAGGCGATGGCAGAAATTTTAAGCGAAATGAATATTTCTCCGGATAAACAAATCAAAACGCCAAGGATTAATTTTACGACTTGTCAATCTAGCCAAACACCATCTACTGTTGCTGTAACCGAAACATTAACAACAGAAGCATCACAGGCAACAGTACAAAGACAATTGGAGGAAAGTGAAATAGGAATTAAACAGAATGCATTGTCtgttaatgaaaatgaagtGAGAAAGTTTGGTCTGgaagattttaattttatcaaagtaCTTGGAAAGGGTAGCTTTGGTAAAGTTATGTTGGTTGAACGAAAGAGTAATCCCGATGAAGTATATgctgtaaaaatattaaagaaggaTGTTATTATACAAGATGATGATGTTGATTGTACGATGACGGAAAAACGTATACTGACATTAGCAGCAAAACATCCATTTTTGACAGCTATTCATAGTTGTTTCCAAACGAACGATCGTCTCTTCTTTGTAATGGAATATGTAAACGGAG GCGATTTGATGTTTCATATTCAAAAAGCACGTAAATTTGATGAGGCAAGGGCACGTTTTTATGCGGCCGAGGTAACGCTAGCGTTACAATTTCTACACAAACATCACGTAATATATCGTGATCTTAAACTCGATAATATTCTTCTCGATCAAGAGGGTCATTGTAAACTCGCAGATTTTGGTATGTGCAAGGAAGGAATCGTCGAAGGTAAAACTACGACTTCAACATTTTGTGGTACACCCGATTACATTGCACCAGAGATTTTGCAAGAATTAGAATACGGTGCCAGTGTCGATTGGTGGGCACTTGGTGTATTAATGTATGAGATGATGGCAGGCCAACCTCCTTTCGAAGCAGATAACGAAGATGATTTATTTGAGTCTATTTTACGTGATGATGTATTATATCCAATTTGGATATCGAAAGAAGCAGTTTCGATATTAAAAGGATTCATGACTAAGAATCCAGCTAAACGATTAGGTTGCGTGGCTGCTAATGGCGGTGAAGCTGCTATAAAAGTTCATCCATTTTTCCAACACATGGATTGGGAAGCTTTAGAAGGTCGTAGAGTTAAACCACCAATTAAACCAAAAGTT cAGAGCAAAAAGGACGCATTAAACTTTGATGCCGAATTCACGAGGGAGGATCCAGAATTGACACCCGAAGATCCAGAAGTTGTTAGTTACATTAATCAAGAAGAATTCCAaggtttttctttcgttaataaGGACTTTAATCCGGCAAGATTTGGGACACAATAA
- the LOC124431278 gene encoding protein kinase C isoform X1 yields the protein MFTGTMKIEICEAVGLRATDKQRKFWQDEPILDPYVQLDVDENHLDRSSTKPKTSDPVWNESFTHKVQNAVMLGLTVFHDAALQPDYFVANCSIPFEELVSRNDKTADFWVDLEPQGKLRVRIDLKWNDSDHQTSCRSGVDGESIGIGRSIGSISSGKEPRREFKEWQGFNRRRGAMRRRVHQVNGHKFMATFLRQPTFCSHCREFIWGLGKQGYQCQVCTCVVHKRCHKLVITKCPGMRDEGKGTGLQSHQDTESPRFSIDVPHRFFVRTYKRFTFCDHCGSLLYGLYRQGLQCEACNINVHKRCHKNVANNCGTNTKAMAEILSEMNISPDKQIKTPRINFTTCQSSQTPSTVAVTETLTTEASQATVQRQLEESEIGIKQNALSVNENEVRKFGLEDFNFIKVLGKGSFGKVMLVERKSNPDEVYAVKILKKDVIIQDDDVDCTMTEKRILTLAAKHPFLTAIHSCFQTNDRLFFVMEYVNGGDLMFHIQKARKFDEARARFYAAEVTLALQFLHKHHVIYRDLKLDNILLDQEGHCKLADFGMCKEGIVEGKTTTSTFCGTPDYIAPEILQELEYGASVDWWALGVLMYEMMAGQPPFEADNEDDLFESILRDDVLYPIWISKEAVSILKGFMTKNPAKRLGCVAANGGEAAIKVHPFFQHMDWEALEGRRVKPPIKPKVQSKKDALNFDAEFTREDPELTPEDPEVVSYINQEEFQGFSFVNKDFNPARFGTQ from the exons ATGTTTACGGGTACGATGAAGATCGAAATATGCGAAGCTGTCGGATTAAGAGCTACCGACAAACAGAGAAAATTTTGGCAGGACGAACCTATATTAGATCCTTACGTACAACTTGACGTTGACGAGAATCATCTTGATCGTTCCTCGACAAAACCTAAAACCTCCGATCCCGTTTGGAACGAATCGTTCACGCACAAGGTTCAGAATGCTGTCATGCTCGGATTAACGGTCTTCCACGATGCTGCCTTACAGCCTGATTATTTCGTTGCCAATTGCAGCATCCCATTCGAGGAGCTTGTTAGCAGAAACGACAAGACAGCCGATTTTTgg GTTGACCTGGAACCACAAGGAAAATTGCGCGTGAGGATAGATTTGAAATGGAACGATTCAG ATCATCAAACGAGTTGTCGGAGTGGGGTGGATGGAGAATCTATTGGTATTGGTAGAAGTATCGGAAGTATTAGCTCAGGGAAAGAACCTAGGAGAGAATTTAAAGAATGGCAAGGATTCAATCGTCGGAGAGGTGCTATGAGGCGCCGTGTTCATCAAGTGAATGGTCACAAATTTATGGCTACATTTTTAAGGCAACCAACATTCTGCTCTCACTGCCGCGAGTTTATatg GGGCTTGGGCAAGCAGGGCTATCAGTGTCAAG TTTGCACTTGCGTAGTTCACAAGCGATGTCATAAATTGGTGATAACAAAATGTCCTGGAATGAGAGATGAG GGTAAGGGAACTGGATTGCAGTCTCATCAAGATACAGAAAGTCCACGCTTCAGCATAGATGTACCACATCGGTTCTTTGTCCGTACATATAAAAGGTTTACATTTTGCGATCATTGCGGTTCTttattatacggattatataGGCAAGGTTTACAATGTGAag cttgtaatattaatgttcATAAAAGATGCCACAAGAATGTGGCGAACAATTGTGGTACAAACACAAAGGCGATGGCAGAAATTTTAAGCGAAATGAATATTTCTCCGGATAAACAAATCAAAACGCCAAGGATTAATTTTACGACTTGTCAATCTAGCCAAACACCATCTACTGTTGCTGTAACCGAAACATTAACAACAGAAGCATCACAGGCAACAGTACAAAGACAATTGGAGGAAAGTGAAATAGGAATTAAACAGAATGCATTGTCtgttaatgaaaatgaagtGAGAAAGTTTGGTCTGgaagattttaattttatcaaagtaCTTGGAAAGGGTAGCTTTGGTAAAGTTATGTTGGTTGAACGAAAGAGTAATCCCGATGAAGTATATgctgtaaaaatattaaagaaggaTGTTATTATACAAGATGATGATGTTGATTGTACGATGACGGAAAAACGTATACTGACATTAGCAGCAAAACATCCATTTTTGACAGCTATTCATAGTTGTTTCCAAACGAACGATCGTCTCTTCTTTGTAATGGAATATGTAAACGGAG GCGATTTGATGTTTCATATTCAAAAAGCACGTAAATTTGATGAGGCAAGGGCACGTTTTTATGCGGCCGAGGTAACGCTAGCGTTACAATTTCTACACAAACATCACGTAATATATCGTGATCTTAAACTCGATAATATTCTTCTCGATCAAGAGGGTCATTGTAAACTCGCAGATTTTGGTATGTGCAAGGAAGGAATCGTCGAAGGTAAAACTACGACTTCAACATTTTGTGGTACACCCGATTACATTGCACCAGAGATTTTGCAAGAATTAGAATACGGTGCCAGTGTCGATTGGTGGGCACTTGGTGTATTAATGTATGAGATGATGGCAGGCCAACCTCCTTTCGAAGCAGATAACGAAGATGATTTATTTGAGTCTATTTTACGTGATGATGTATTATATCCAATTTGGATATCGAAAGAAGCAGTTTCGATATTAAAAGGATTCATGACTAAGAATCCAGCTAAACGATTAGGTTGCGTGGCTGCTAATGGCGGTGAAGCTGCTATAAAAGTTCATCCATTTTTCCAACACATGGATTGGGAAGCTTTAGAAGGTCGTAGAGTTAAACCACCAATTAAACCAAAAGTT cAGAGCAAAAAGGACGCATTAAACTTTGATGCCGAATTCACGAGGGAGGATCCAGAATTGACACCCGAAGATCCAGAAGTTGTTAGTTACATTAATCAAGAAGAATTCCAaggtttttctttcgttaataaGGACTTTAATCCGGCAAGATTTGGGACACAATAA